One Agelaius phoeniceus isolate bAgePho1 chromosome 6, bAgePho1.hap1, whole genome shotgun sequence DNA window includes the following coding sequences:
- the LOC129121579 gene encoding synaptotagmin-9 isoform X2, whose product MPGDREDEICQKALQLLAELCSVGAVENENCRDFIYYLRDRARPRLSDSDISISLLSLVVTACGLALFGVSLFVSWKLCWIPWRERGLPFGNKDSKQEPLHYAGTEANERDYSEEYLGQPAAFPEASMKISHTSPDLPLDTQAGDKNCVPNVRMQRQITEPTSSARHNSLRRQLNLSNPDFNIQQVQKQEQLTGIGRIKPELYKQRSLDTDDGRRSNSKACGKLNFILKYDCDLEQLIVKIHKAVNLPAKDFSGTSDPYVKIYLLPDRKTKHQTKVHRKTLNPVFDEVFLFTVPYNDLNTRKLHFSVYDFDRFSRHDLIGQVVVDNFLDLADFPRECNLWKDIEYVTNDNVDLGDLMFSLCYLPTAGRLTITIIKARNLKAMDITGASDPYVKVSLMCEGRRLKKRKTSTKRNTLNPVYNEAIVFDVPPENIDQINLSIAVMDYDRVGHNEVIGVCQVGNDAESLGRDHWNEMLSYPRKPIAHWHPLVEESSGGGCPAHPGCAEKYIHSISFWFLNQD is encoded by the exons ATATCTCCATAAGCCTGCTGTCCCTGGTTGTCACTGCCTGCGGCCTGGCTCTGTTCGGTGTGTCCCTGTTCGTGTCCTGGAAGCTGTGCTGGATCCCGTGGCGGGAGCGGGGTTTGCCCTTTGGGAACAAGGACAGCAAGCAGGAGCCGCTGCACTACGCGGGCACGGAGGCCAATGAGCGCGACTACAGTGAGGAGTACCTGGGGCAGCCCGCTGCCTTCCCCGAGGCCTCCATGAAGATCAGCCACACCTCCCCGGACCTGCCCCTGGACACCCAGGCGGGAGACAAGAACTGCGTGCCCAACGTGCGGATGCAGCGCCAGATCACCGAGCCCACCTCGTCTGCCCG GCACAACTCTCTCCGGAGGCAGCTCAACCTGTCCAACCCTGACTTCAACATCCAGCAggtgcagaagcaggagcagctgacGGGCATCGGCCGCATCAAGCCAGAGCTGTACAAGCAGAGATCACTGGACACAGATGATGGCCGCAGGAGCAACAGCAAGGCCTGTGGAAAACTCAACTTCATCCTCAAGTATGACTGTGATCTGGAGCAGCTGATTGTGAAGATTCACAAGGCCGTCAACCTGCCGGCAAAGGACTTCTCTGGGACTTCAGATCCCTACGTGAAGATCTATCTGCTCCctgacaggaaaacaaaacaccagACTAAAGTGCACAGAAAGACCCTAAATCCAGTGTTTGATGaagtttttttatttactgtCCCCTACAATGATCTCAACACAAGGAAACTCCATTTCTCTGTGTATGACTTTGACAGATTCTCCAGGCACGACTTGATTGGCCAAGTGGTAGTGGATAATTTTTTAGATTTGGCAGATTTTCCCAGGGAATGTAATCTTTGGAAGGATATTGAATATGTCACCAAT GATAACGTGGATCTTGGTGACCTTATGTTTTCGCTCTGCTACCTTCCAACAGCTGGTAGACTAACTATTACAATAATAAAGGCAAGAAATCTAAAGGCAATGGATATCACAGGAGCATCAG ATCCCTACGTGAAGGTATCTTTAATGTGTGAAGGAAGGCGgctaaagaaaaggaaaacttccACCAAGAGGAACACCCTCAATCCCGTTTACAATGAAGCCATAGTCTTTGACGTCCCTCCAGAAAACATTGACCAAATTAACTTGTCGATAGCTGTTATGGATTATGACCG TGTAGGTCACAATGAGGTCATTGGAGTTTGTCAAGTAGGCAACGATGCAGAGAGTCTAGGTCGCGACCACTGGAACGAAATGCTCTCGTACCCTCGGAAGCCCATCGCTCACTGGCATCCTCTTGTGGAG gaATCAAGTGGGGGAGGGTGTCCAGCGCATCCAGGCTGTGCAGAGAAATATATACACAGCATATCATTTTGGTTCCTGAATCAGGATTAG
- the LOC129121579 gene encoding synaptotagmin-9 isoform X1: MPGDREDEICQKALQLLAELCSVGAVENENCRDFIYYLRDRARPRLSDSDISISLLSLVVTACGLALFGVSLFVSWKLCWIPWRERGLPFGNKDSKQEPLHYAGTEANERDYSEEYLGQPAAFPEASMKISHTSPDLPLDTQAGDKNCVPNVRMQRQITEPTSSARHNSLRRQLNLSNPDFNIQQVQKQEQLTGIGRIKPELYKQRSLDTDDGRRSNSKACGKLNFILKYDCDLEQLIVKIHKAVNLPAKDFSGTSDPYVKIYLLPDRKTKHQTKVHRKTLNPVFDEVFLFTVPYNDLNTRKLHFSVYDFDRFSRHDLIGQVVVDNFLDLADFPRECNLWKDIEYVTNDNVDLGDLMFSLCYLPTAGRLTITIIKARNLKAMDITGASDPYVKVSLMCEGRRLKKRKTSTKRNTLNPVYNEAIVFDVPPENIDQINLSIAVMDYDRVGHNEVIGVCQVGNDAESLGRDHWNEMLSYPRKPIAHWHPLVEGPIQQECYAGLLRLDGCRRGFLTLLTYSAEIWHSC, from the exons ATATCTCCATAAGCCTGCTGTCCCTGGTTGTCACTGCCTGCGGCCTGGCTCTGTTCGGTGTGTCCCTGTTCGTGTCCTGGAAGCTGTGCTGGATCCCGTGGCGGGAGCGGGGTTTGCCCTTTGGGAACAAGGACAGCAAGCAGGAGCCGCTGCACTACGCGGGCACGGAGGCCAATGAGCGCGACTACAGTGAGGAGTACCTGGGGCAGCCCGCTGCCTTCCCCGAGGCCTCCATGAAGATCAGCCACACCTCCCCGGACCTGCCCCTGGACACCCAGGCGGGAGACAAGAACTGCGTGCCCAACGTGCGGATGCAGCGCCAGATCACCGAGCCCACCTCGTCTGCCCG GCACAACTCTCTCCGGAGGCAGCTCAACCTGTCCAACCCTGACTTCAACATCCAGCAggtgcagaagcaggagcagctgacGGGCATCGGCCGCATCAAGCCAGAGCTGTACAAGCAGAGATCACTGGACACAGATGATGGCCGCAGGAGCAACAGCAAGGCCTGTGGAAAACTCAACTTCATCCTCAAGTATGACTGTGATCTGGAGCAGCTGATTGTGAAGATTCACAAGGCCGTCAACCTGCCGGCAAAGGACTTCTCTGGGACTTCAGATCCCTACGTGAAGATCTATCTGCTCCctgacaggaaaacaaaacaccagACTAAAGTGCACAGAAAGACCCTAAATCCAGTGTTTGATGaagtttttttatttactgtCCCCTACAATGATCTCAACACAAGGAAACTCCATTTCTCTGTGTATGACTTTGACAGATTCTCCAGGCACGACTTGATTGGCCAAGTGGTAGTGGATAATTTTTTAGATTTGGCAGATTTTCCCAGGGAATGTAATCTTTGGAAGGATATTGAATATGTCACCAAT GATAACGTGGATCTTGGTGACCTTATGTTTTCGCTCTGCTACCTTCCAACAGCTGGTAGACTAACTATTACAATAATAAAGGCAAGAAATCTAAAGGCAATGGATATCACAGGAGCATCAG ATCCCTACGTGAAGGTATCTTTAATGTGTGAAGGAAGGCGgctaaagaaaaggaaaacttccACCAAGAGGAACACCCTCAATCCCGTTTACAATGAAGCCATAGTCTTTGACGTCCCTCCAGAAAACATTGACCAAATTAACTTGTCGATAGCTGTTATGGATTATGACCG TGTAGGTCACAATGAGGTCATTGGAGTTTGTCAAGTAGGCAACGATGCAGAGAGTCTAGGTCGCGACCACTGGAACGAAATGCTCTCGTACCCTCGGAAGCCCATCGCTCACTGGCATCCTCTTGTGGAG GGCCCTATTCAGCAGGAATGTTATGCAGGTCTTCTGCGCTTGGATGGCTGCCGAAGAGGCTTCCTCACCCTTTTAACCTATTCAGCAGAAATTTGGCATTCCTGTTGA